The Halobacillus ihumii genomic sequence CTGCTTTCCATCTTTGAAAACCATCAAACGACGACCCTGCTTGTTACCCATGACATTGATGAGGCTCTTTATCTATGCGATCGTGTGGTCATTATGAGAGGGCAACCGGGCAGAATTCAAACCGAAATATCGATAGATAAACCGAAACCACGCAGCCGAGGCGATGCCTATTTAGCACATCTAAAAGAAGAAATTTTGCAAGAATTAGACTTTACTAGAGTATAAAGGAGGATTTGAGGCATGTCTGATTCAATTCTACCTCCAAGGCGCGGGAGTTATAACATAGCAGAAGAATGGATGGAAGGAGAGCCTTTCTCCTGGGAGCGAGTTCATCCAACCTTTACCTGGTATCGTACAGGACAGGTAAACATGACTTATGAATGTGTAGATCGCCATGTTCTTAATGGAAAGGGGGAGAAGACAGCTCTGCGGTACTTTTCAGATACCGAGAATTTCTCATTGACTTACAGAGAATTGCAGCAAGAAGTGAATCGCTGGAGCCATGTACTTGCGGCATCTGGTGTGAAGAAAGGTGACTTTGTATTTGTTTTCTTACCGAAGCACCCATATTGTTATATTGCCATGCTGGCGGCAATAAAGGTTGGGGCTGTTGTAGGGCCATTATTTGAAGCCTTTATGGAGGAGGCAGTTCGTGATCGGATCAATGATTGTGAAGGTGAATTTCTGATTACCGATTCCAGCTTTCTATCCCGTGTTCATCGTGAGGAAATCCCGAGTTTAAAGAAGGTCTTTACAACAGACAAAGAAGCAGGAGAGGCAGATTTATCGATTACAGCTGAGGCTGAAAAAGCTGATGACGAGTTTGATACCGTCTGGGTGGACCTTGATGATGGTTTAAATATTCATTATACATCAGGTTCCACAGGCAAGCCGAAAGGGATTATACATGCTCACCGAAATATGATTCAGCAATACCAGACAGGTCGCTGGGTACTTGATCTAAAGGATGATGATATTTACTGGTGTACTGCTCATCCAGGCTGGGTCACAGGAACGGTGTACGGTGTGTTTGCCCCTCTGCTAAACGGTGTTACGACAGTGATTCACGGCGGCCGCTTTTCAGCAGAAGCCTGGTATCAAGTACTTGAGCACGCTGGAGTGACGGTATGGTATAGCGCGCCGACTGCTTTCCGTATGCTGAAGGCAGTGGGTGATAAAACATTAAAGAAATATGATCTTTCCTCATTAAGACATATTCTGAGTGTGGGGGAACCACTAAATCCGGAAGTTATCCATTGGGGTGTAGAAGCCTTAAACTTAAGAATTCATGACACATGGTGGATGACAGAAACAGGTGCACAATTAGTGGCTAACTTGCCTACACGTCCCATTAAACCGGGTTCGATGGGACGTCCGATTCCAGGCATAGAGGTTGCCGTGTTAAATGAAGAAGGAGATGAGCTGCGTCCTGGCGAAACCGGGCATTTAGCCATCCGATCTTCCTGGCCTGCTATTATGAAGGAAGTTTGGAAAAACGAACAAAAATATCAATCTTACTTTCCTTATGGAAAAGAGTGGTACATTGCAGGAGACCTTGCCTATTTAGATGAAGATGGTTATGTGTTTTTCCAGGGTAGAAGCGATGACATGATCAATTCATCTGGAGAACGCATTGGTCCTTTTGAAGTTGAAAGCAAGCTGCTTGAGCACCCAGCTGTGAAAGAGGCAGGAGTAATTGGCAAGCCTGATCCAGTCCGGGGCGAGATTGTTAAAGCCTTTATTGCATTGAATGATAGCTTTCAGGAAAGTAAAGAGCTGATCGAGGAGGTTCGCTTATTTGTCCGAGGCCGACTAGCTGCTCACTCTGCTCCTCGAGAAATCGAGGTGATTCAAGAGTTGCCGAAAACACAGATAAGCGGAAAGGTGTTAAGAAGAGAATTGAAAAAAGGAGAGATTAACCAGGCAGGGTAATTCATTACCCTGCTTTTCTTATGTAGGAAACAGGTTAAATATACATACTTTTCATACTTGTATAAGGTCAACTCCTGGGTACAGTGTGAACCTTTAGTAAGTAGGCTTATTCCCTACATGACAGG encodes the following:
- the acsA gene encoding acetate--CoA ligase, whose amino-acid sequence is MSDSILPPRRGSYNIAEEWMEGEPFSWERVHPTFTWYRTGQVNMTYECVDRHVLNGKGEKTALRYFSDTENFSLTYRELQQEVNRWSHVLAASGVKKGDFVFVFLPKHPYCYIAMLAAIKVGAVVGPLFEAFMEEAVRDRINDCEGEFLITDSSFLSRVHREEIPSLKKVFTTDKEAGEADLSITAEAEKADDEFDTVWVDLDDGLNIHYTSGSTGKPKGIIHAHRNMIQQYQTGRWVLDLKDDDIYWCTAHPGWVTGTVYGVFAPLLNGVTTVIHGGRFSAEAWYQVLEHAGVTVWYSAPTAFRMLKAVGDKTLKKYDLSSLRHILSVGEPLNPEVIHWGVEALNLRIHDTWWMTETGAQLVANLPTRPIKPGSMGRPIPGIEVAVLNEEGDELRPGETGHLAIRSSWPAIMKEVWKNEQKYQSYFPYGKEWYIAGDLAYLDEDGYVFFQGRSDDMINSSGERIGPFEVESKLLEHPAVKEAGVIGKPDPVRGEIVKAFIALNDSFQESKELIEEVRLFVRGRLAAHSAPREIEVIQELPKTQISGKVLRRELKKGEINQAG